Proteins from one uncultured Anaeromusa sp. genomic window:
- a CDS encoding DUF4127 family protein yields the protein MNMYKYFPFMLFISFWLLVTPVSAQTIVYIPMDDRPVNLEYVVDAAQAAGVDIVVPPKALLGTRGEMGDPEGLWAWLFAHSRTADAVVASTDSLLYGSLVASRTHNLSMDIVEERLANLAKLKSSNPGMMLYVYGTIMRTPKTTEGGEEPSYYERYGPAIFRITALRDQMDSQGLTRREDQELHGLLDKVPPAILNDWYSRREKNLLANQRLIGYAKQDIVAYFLLGKDDCAPFSQSHMEFRHLAAETVGLPTSKYACFPGADEFGMLMMTRAINNNTFRVPIVRTLFAPGVGPNTVPSYEDVAVGQTINAHILSAGGIPLNSQRAELVLAVNTPENGVTREADSAFNHSRSREATAVLAEDMARELRAGHRLTVADIAFANGADNAFMSELSKRGLLFRVDAYSGWNTASNTIGYAIAQGMLADRMVPASKNRLLAVRFLDDWAYQANVRDAVGVEVLFPLGGQWADLGKLTPRLVTETERRLRGFAHSYFPAYPLERFQVSFPWNRMFEVKIDLPD from the coding sequence CTATTGTGTATATACCGATGGATGATCGACCGGTTAACTTGGAGTATGTCGTTGATGCGGCTCAAGCAGCTGGCGTGGATATTGTTGTGCCTCCCAAAGCACTTTTAGGCACTCGCGGTGAGATGGGCGATCCAGAGGGCTTGTGGGCGTGGTTATTTGCTCATTCACGTACTGCGGATGCGGTTGTCGCATCGACGGACTCGCTGTTATATGGTAGTTTGGTGGCTTCTCGCACGCATAACCTTTCGATGGATATTGTCGAAGAGCGGCTTGCTAATCTTGCTAAGCTGAAGTCCAGTAATCCAGGAATGATGCTGTATGTGTACGGTACCATTATGCGAACACCTAAAACTACAGAAGGCGGAGAAGAACCTTCTTATTATGAACGATATGGCCCTGCTATTTTTCGTATTACAGCTTTGCGGGATCAGATGGACAGCCAGGGTTTGACGCGTAGGGAAGACCAGGAGTTGCACGGCTTGCTGGATAAGGTGCCTCCAGCCATATTGAACGATTGGTATAGCCGACGGGAGAAGAACTTGCTTGCCAATCAGCGTCTGATCGGTTATGCCAAACAAGATATTGTCGCTTATTTTTTACTTGGGAAGGATGATTGTGCGCCGTTCTCTCAGTCCCATATGGAGTTTCGTCATTTGGCCGCAGAGACAGTCGGATTGCCGACTAGCAAGTATGCCTGCTTTCCAGGAGCTGATGAATTTGGCATGCTGATGATGACGCGAGCCATCAACAATAACACTTTCCGAGTGCCCATTGTACGGACTTTATTTGCTCCCGGAGTTGGTCCAAACACAGTACCTTCTTATGAGGATGTGGCTGTGGGGCAGACCATCAATGCCCATATTCTTTCTGCTGGTGGCATACCGCTCAACTCGCAGCGGGCTGAGTTGGTATTGGCGGTAAATACACCAGAGAATGGTGTCACGCGGGAGGCGGACAGCGCATTTAATCATAGCCGTTCTAGGGAAGCCACGGCAGTATTGGCAGAAGATATGGCACGCGAATTGAGGGCCGGGCATCGGTTGACAGTAGCAGATATTGCTTTTGCCAATGGTGCTGACAACGCGTTTATGTCCGAATTGAGCAAGCGGGGCTTGCTATTTAGAGTAGACGCCTACTCGGGCTGGAACACGGCCAGTAATACCATTGGTTATGCAATCGCTCAGGGCATGCTGGCAGATAGAATGGTTCCTGCAAGTAAAAATAGGCTTTTGGCGGTGAGGTTTTTGGATGATTGGGCGTATCAAGCCAATGTTCGAGATGCGGTGGGGGTGGAGGTCCTTTTTCCACTTGGCGGCCAGTGGGCTGATTTGGGCAAGCTGACGCCTCGCTTGGTGACGGAGACGGAGCGACGGCTGAGGGGGTTTGCGCATTCCTATTTCCCCGCATATCCGTTGGAGCGGTTCCAAGTATCGTTTCCTTGGAATCGGATGTTTGAAGTAAAGATCGACTTACCTGACTAA
- a CDS encoding DsrE family protein, giving the protein MLKAVLHIDEPIKWQLTLANTENLIADVGLENITLEIIANAAAVKIFGSTESEMASVIEKMKALSTHNVKIIACRNALRANAISEDTLPSYITVAPAGITRIIKKQSEGYSYVKP; this is encoded by the coding sequence TTGTTAAAGGCAGTTTTACATATTGATGAACCAATTAAATGGCAGTTAACTTTAGCTAATACAGAAAATCTTATTGCAGACGTAGGCTTAGAAAATATTACTTTGGAAATTATTGCAAATGCAGCAGCGGTAAAAATATTTGGCTCTACAGAGTCCGAGATGGCAAGTGTAATCGAAAAGATGAAAGCGCTATCAACTCATAATGTTAAAATTATTGCGTGTAGAAATGCTTTAAGAGCAAATGCTATTAGCGAAGATACATTGCCGAGTTATATAACGGTTGCTCCTGCAGGAATAACAAGGATTATAAAGAAACAATCCGAAGGTTATTCTTACGTAAAACCGTAA
- a CDS encoding extracellular solute-binding protein, translated as MAVRRLIRYGVVLIIMAVIAGCGTTNTNTLEPGNVKKKVTLLHYFSGALSGGIQGMVETFNQRNSKYQLVATPLDHEAYKTSIKDTLASPNSPDLYSYWAGARTRSVLENLDSFDDVWETTGLNRDASKAVTEACTYNGKKYILPVTQHYVGFFYNKKVFAAAGVQPPANWSEFLSVCERLKANGVTPIALGAKEKWPAQFWFDYLLLHTAGYEYRQQLMEGKISYADAPVRKAFDLWAELIDKGYFNDRPIDVSWDRGANEAVYKGEAAMTLMGTWIIGNYSDDSHKWRQGEDYDYFPFPVLDEEMPRYALGPIDGLVLSRQAVQKEGAKEALEYLASLESLKAMSRGSGAFVPRRVEPEFYSPLQQRMLKDIDAAQHWVFNYDLSTPPQVAAEGLNLFVEFLDFPQQREYIITRSAKKIEKVWKESGVI; from the coding sequence ATGGCAGTCAGGCGACTTATACGATATGGTGTTGTTCTAATCATAATGGCCGTGATTGCCGGATGTGGAACGACGAATACTAATACGTTAGAACCAGGCAACGTGAAGAAGAAGGTCACGTTGCTGCACTATTTTTCAGGAGCCTTAAGCGGCGGGATTCAGGGGATGGTGGAGACGTTTAATCAAAGAAACAGCAAATACCAGTTAGTAGCGACCCCGCTGGACCATGAAGCATATAAAACCAGTATCAAAGACACGTTGGCTTCGCCAAATTCACCGGATTTATATTCGTATTGGGCCGGGGCCAGGACAAGGTCGGTACTGGAAAACCTGGATTCTTTCGATGATGTATGGGAAACGACAGGCTTGAATCGTGATGCGTCTAAGGCGGTTACTGAAGCTTGTACCTATAATGGCAAAAAATATATACTTCCAGTCACCCAGCACTATGTTGGTTTCTTCTATAACAAGAAGGTGTTTGCCGCTGCCGGGGTTCAGCCGCCGGCAAATTGGAGCGAGTTTCTCAGTGTGTGTGAACGCCTTAAGGCCAACGGGGTAACGCCTATAGCTCTTGGCGCAAAGGAAAAATGGCCGGCCCAGTTTTGGTTCGATTATCTTCTCTTACATACTGCCGGCTATGAATATCGTCAGCAATTGATGGAGGGTAAGATTTCCTATGCGGATGCTCCAGTGCGAAAGGCATTTGACCTGTGGGCCGAGCTTATCGATAAAGGGTATTTTAATGATCGCCCTATTGATGTTTCCTGGGATCGGGGCGCTAATGAAGCCGTTTATAAGGGAGAAGCGGCTATGACGCTTATGGGAACCTGGATTATCGGCAACTATTCGGATGACAGCCATAAATGGAGGCAGGGGGAGGATTATGACTATTTTCCATTCCCTGTATTGGATGAAGAAATGCCGCGCTATGCACTTGGGCCGATAGACGGGCTTGTTCTTTCAAGGCAGGCTGTGCAAAAAGAAGGAGCTAAGGAAGCGCTTGAGTATCTTGCTTCGCTGGAATCTCTCAAGGCTATGAGCCGTGGGTCAGGAGCTTTTGTTCCGAGACGGGTCGAGCCGGAATTTTACTCGCCGCTACAGCAGCGGATGTTGAAAGATATTGATGCCGCACAACATTGGGTGTTCAATTATGACCTGTCCACGCCTCCGCAGGTGGCGGCGGAGGGACTCAATCTATTTGTGGAATTTCTGGATTTCCCCCAACAACGGGAATATATTATTACGCGCTCTGCTAAGAAAATTGAAAAGGTGTGGAAAGAGTCGGGCGTGATTTAA
- a CDS encoding diguanylate cyclase, whose amino-acid sequence MQKHFSFRQKLGGAFIILLSFILLQGAVSWLALTEINARYSDLRDVERITELILDARLNEKTYVKTGERRFAVEVQEELQQAEDMVYVIRQRSSLKGPILEDMAGALERYMNTFSQYVIYQDQSMALKSESARIDAELVEMADDIRKINWPDRDNTINKLYRFLLAVGEHKLSNDERIGAIAAGKEIISLAEGVRQQTPDTDVKLVAARIVLLVKDYMEILEKAKELGARQRTNEQQMEVSAEAMLACGKLVAADQNEKARERQAIATWVMIVVFILSVVIAIGGMFYLMARLLKPLNELAAVTSALGQGYFKERIGVDAEDEFRNLLHSVNRMAENIENLNANMEQMVTERTQALELEKVRFEKFFENSPEAILIFNREMQVLNVNPAFTEIFGYTWEEIRGTLTPKFLNTNQMEIKERIKLIEEGGALREETVRRCKNGEAKMVSIIKFAFKQYDGDIIYYAIYSDISERKAHEERLKFLSFYDSLTGLKNRTYFELEIGKLQQTGMACGIIVCDVNGLKQINDNFGHAAGDRLLQAVAQMLKKAVGGELLARVGGDEFVILLPGASQDEIAKIVEAIKLEQDKDTIDREYPISVSVGYAYRADQSLSMSELFAKADAMMYAEKRRRNK is encoded by the coding sequence ATGCAGAAGCATTTTTCATTTCGTCAAAAACTAGGCGGGGCATTTATCATATTGCTGTCGTTTATTTTGCTGCAGGGCGCTGTGTCGTGGCTTGCGCTGACGGAGATAAACGCCCGTTACAGCGATCTTCGTGATGTCGAACGTATTACCGAGTTGATTCTGGATGCCCGCTTGAATGAAAAGACGTATGTCAAGACTGGCGAGCGCCGTTTTGCGGTCGAGGTGCAAGAAGAGTTGCAGCAGGCAGAGGACATGGTATATGTTATTCGCCAGAGGTCTTCTCTTAAAGGACCGATCCTGGAAGACATGGCTGGAGCTTTGGAACGATACATGAATACATTTTCACAGTACGTTATCTATCAGGACCAAAGCATGGCTCTTAAGAGTGAGAGCGCCAGAATTGACGCGGAACTGGTGGAAATGGCGGATGATATACGGAAGATAAACTGGCCGGACAGAGATAATACTATTAATAAATTATACAGATTTTTGCTTGCTGTAGGAGAGCATAAGCTAAGCAATGATGAGCGTATCGGCGCTATTGCGGCAGGTAAAGAGATTATTTCATTGGCCGAAGGCGTGCGGCAGCAGACGCCTGATACGGATGTGAAGCTTGTGGCGGCTCGTATCGTGCTGCTTGTTAAAGACTATATGGAGATATTGGAAAAGGCTAAAGAGTTGGGAGCTCGTCAACGCACTAATGAACAGCAAATGGAAGTTTCAGCGGAAGCGATGTTAGCCTGCGGAAAGCTGGTAGCCGCCGATCAAAACGAGAAAGCCCGAGAGCGGCAAGCCATAGCAACCTGGGTAATGATCGTTGTCTTTATTCTTTCTGTGGTGATCGCCATTGGAGGCATGTTCTACCTGATGGCCCGATTGCTAAAACCGTTGAATGAGCTGGCAGCCGTTACCTCCGCCTTAGGGCAAGGTTATTTTAAAGAGCGCATAGGCGTAGACGCCGAAGATGAATTTAGGAATCTATTGCATAGTGTGAACCGGATGGCGGAAAACATTGAGAATCTTAATGCCAACATGGAACAGATGGTGACAGAACGGACTCAGGCTTTGGAATTGGAAAAAGTCCGCTTTGAGAAATTTTTTGAGAACAGCCCGGAGGCCATTCTTATTTTTAACAGAGAAATGCAGGTCTTGAACGTTAATCCTGCTTTTACAGAAATCTTCGGCTATACTTGGGAGGAAATCAGAGGAACACTGACCCCTAAGTTTTTAAACACAAATCAAATGGAGATAAAGGAGCGGATCAAGCTAATCGAGGAAGGGGGAGCTCTTCGGGAAGAGACCGTTCGTCGCTGTAAAAACGGTGAGGCTAAAATGGTGTCGATTATTAAGTTTGCGTTTAAGCAATACGACGGCGATATTATATATTACGCTATATACAGCGATATATCCGAGCGTAAGGCGCATGAAGAGAGACTTAAATTCTTGAGTTTCTACGACAGCCTTACGGGGTTGAAAAACCGCACGTATTTTGAGTTGGAGATTGGTAAACTGCAGCAGACTGGCATGGCTTGCGGCATCATCGTCTGTGATGTAAATGGTTTAAAACAGATTAACGATAACTTTGGTCATGCCGCTGGTGATCGGTTGCTCCAAGCGGTTGCTCAAATGCTAAAAAAAGCGGTGGGCGGAGAGCTGCTAGCTAGAGTGGGCGGCGATGAATTTGTGATTCTGCTCCCCGGAGCTTCTCAAGATGAAATCGCTAAAATCGTAGAGGCAATAAAACTTGAACAGGATAAGGACACGATAGATAGAGAATATCCGATTTCAGTATCAGTCGGCTATGCTTATCGCGCTGACCAGAGTCTCAGCATGTCGGAGCTTTTTGCCAAAGCTGACGCCATGATGTATGCGGAGAAAAGGCGGCGAAATAAATAG
- the budA gene encoding acetolactate decarboxylase, whose amino-acid sequence MKTVLRTITMAFAFLLFFNAFTYAQAANELYQFSTINALLQGVYDGELTIKDLKKQGSFGIGTLNGLDGELIGLDGDYYQVKANGDVLKLTDDAKIPFATSLHFKSDRAAQFHALDYENLQKSLDQMKNDTNYFYAIRIDGVFTKVLTRAIPKQSKPYKTLAEAAKEQHVFELTNIKGTVIGFWCPQYINGINVPGYHLHFISEDRKFGGHILTASLQEGNVQMSRIHAFRMELPQGASGFGAAALNKDYSKELKAIEQ is encoded by the coding sequence TTGAAAACTGTATTACGCACTATCACTATGGCCTTCGCATTTTTACTTTTTTTCAACGCATTTACTTACGCCCAAGCTGCAAATGAACTTTATCAATTTTCTACCATCAATGCACTCTTACAAGGCGTATATGACGGGGAACTGACCATTAAGGATTTAAAGAAACAGGGATCGTTTGGCATTGGAACTTTAAATGGGCTAGACGGAGAATTAATCGGCCTAGACGGCGACTATTATCAAGTAAAAGCCAATGGAGACGTATTGAAGCTAACGGATGATGCTAAAATTCCCTTCGCAACCTCTTTACACTTTAAATCCGACAGAGCTGCCCAATTTCATGCTTTGGATTACGAAAACTTGCAAAAATCGTTAGATCAAATGAAAAACGACACTAACTATTTCTACGCCATACGTATTGATGGAGTTTTTACAAAGGTTCTAACAAGAGCGATACCCAAACAAAGCAAGCCCTATAAAACATTAGCCGAAGCGGCCAAAGAGCAGCATGTATTTGAGCTTACCAACATCAAAGGCACCGTCATTGGGTTTTGGTGCCCGCAATACATCAATGGGATTAATGTTCCTGGTTATCACCTGCATTTTATTTCCGAAGACCGTAAATTTGGCGGACATATTTTAACAGCCTCCTTGCAAGAAGGCAACGTCCAAATGTCCCGCATCCATGCGTTTCGCATGGAATTACCCCAAGGCGCTAGTGGTTTCGGAGCCGCTGCCCTAAATAAAGACTACAGCAAGGAACTAAAAGCGATTGAACAGTAG
- a CDS encoding AbgT family transporter yields the protein MSQEVQPATKLPESPQQTSGFLGWIERTGNKIPDITMLFIAAFFITCVLSAILSNMQFHYVHPTTGKAIAVTNMLSAKELVTLMSKMVTNYSGFPPLGMVIVATLGIGIADGSGYINTGLKKILAITPKFLITPIVIIVGMLSHLAPDSGYMIIIPVAAYLFYASGKHPLSGVAASFAGIAGAFAANYTPSAIDPIIQGFTQMAAQIIDPTYEVNVLCNYFYAFASTFAVIGSCWWVTEKITEPWCRKACPLDADIDIQEEDITHTTSRENRSFYVATFVLIAMLVGLVLALLPADSILRDANGNIASFKAPVMQSIVAIIFLLAAVTGIVYGILSGKFRSSKDFTNSMEEITKTLIQLIVFYFFAAQFMYAFAASNIGALIAVSGAEFLKSLALPPQATIFGIIVFVALLNLLITSASAKWSILAPIFVPMLMSVGIAPELTQAAFRISDSAVNVCTPMFAFYPLIIIYCQKYYKRTGVGTLSSLMLPYTIALLVVLTAMLYLFWWLNIPLGFQADYVYPRQMF from the coding sequence GTGTCGCAAGAAGTACAACCCGCAACAAAGTTACCTGAGTCACCTCAACAAACTAGTGGTTTTTTAGGTTGGATCGAAAGGACTGGCAACAAAATACCGGATATTACAATGCTGTTCATTGCCGCCTTTTTCATTACCTGTGTTTTGTCAGCCATTCTATCTAACATGCAATTCCATTATGTACATCCCACAACCGGCAAAGCAATTGCCGTCACCAATATGTTAAGCGCTAAAGAACTGGTTACCTTGATGAGTAAAATGGTTACGAATTACTCCGGGTTCCCTCCTTTAGGCATGGTTATTGTAGCCACGTTAGGCATCGGTATAGCTGACGGTTCCGGCTACATTAATACTGGTTTGAAAAAGATACTAGCAATCACCCCGAAATTTTTGATCACGCCGATCGTCATCATTGTCGGCATGCTGAGCCACCTGGCGCCGGACAGCGGTTATATGATCATTATTCCGGTTGCCGCTTACTTGTTCTACGCTTCCGGTAAACATCCTTTGTCCGGCGTAGCAGCTTCTTTTGCCGGTATTGCAGGCGCTTTTGCCGCCAACTATACGCCATCGGCCATCGATCCGATTATTCAGGGATTTACGCAAATGGCGGCGCAAATCATCGATCCGACCTATGAAGTAAATGTTCTCTGTAATTATTTTTATGCGTTTGCTTCGACTTTCGCGGTTATCGGGAGTTGCTGGTGGGTTACGGAGAAAATCACGGAACCATGGTGCCGCAAAGCCTGCCCGCTCGATGCCGATATTGATATTCAGGAAGAAGATATTACGCATACTACGTCGCGTGAAAATCGTTCTTTCTATGTTGCCACTTTTGTTCTAATTGCCATGCTGGTCGGACTGGTGCTAGCCTTATTGCCGGCTGATTCCATTTTGCGTGATGCAAATGGCAACATAGCCAGTTTTAAGGCGCCTGTCATGCAGTCTATCGTCGCTATTATCTTCCTGCTTGCAGCAGTCACAGGCATTGTGTACGGCATTTTAAGCGGCAAGTTCAGAAGTTCGAAAGACTTTACCAACTCCATGGAAGAAATCACAAAAACATTAATTCAGCTGATTGTCTTCTACTTTTTTGCCGCTCAGTTCATGTACGCTTTTGCAGCGTCCAATATAGGCGCACTAATCGCCGTTTCCGGCGCTGAATTTTTAAAATCGCTGGCATTGCCGCCTCAGGCAACTATTTTCGGCATCATCGTCTTTGTTGCTTTACTAAACTTATTAATTACTTCCGCTTCCGCCAAGTGGTCTATTTTGGCGCCTATTTTCGTACCCATGCTGATGTCGGTCGGCATTGCGCCGGAACTGACACAAGCGGCTTTTCGCATTAGCGATTCCGCTGTGAACGTTTGCACGCCTATGTTCGCCTTTTACCCGCTGATTATAATTTATTGCCAGAAATATTATAAACGCACCGGCGTCGGAACTTTAAGCAGTTTAATGCTGCCCTATACGATTGCGCTCCTGGTTGTCTTGACGGCGATGCTCTATCTCTTCTGGTGGTTGAATATTCCATTAGGCTTCCAAGCCGATTACGTCTATCCTCGCCAAATGTTCTAA
- the pepT gene encoding peptidase T, with the protein MANSQAELIERFQCYVAVPSQSLSNGGTQVPSSEGQWELAKLLQQECAKLGLVDLHLSEQCVLTGKLPANLPNGCSRKIPSVGFVAHLDTVDVCLSPEIHPQMVKNYDGKDIVLNKDQLIVMTTKEHPELLNYVGQDLIVTDGTSVLGADNKAAIANIMTALSTLSANPSMYHGDIYIAFVPDEECGLYGSKSMDCSKFPVDFAYTIDCCELGEVVYETFNAGSAAITIHGVSAHPMSAKGVLVNPTLLAVDFINMFDRKETPECTEGKEGYIWCQAVQSNQSTAKVELNIRDHYKEKYEARKQFVLENVQKLQAGNPRAKIECAIQDVYGNIADAVTDQNRIAIDYLYTAMKQLQITPKTIAMRGGTDGSFISTKGILTPNYFTGGHNFHSRFEFLPIPSLEKSYQMTMTLIDLIYKG; encoded by the coding sequence ATGGCAAATAGCCAAGCTGAATTAATAGAACGATTTCAATGTTATGTCGCAGTTCCGTCACAAAGCCTTTCGAATGGCGGAACGCAAGTTCCTAGCAGCGAAGGCCAATGGGAGCTGGCAAAATTATTACAACAGGAGTGCGCCAAGCTGGGCCTTGTCGACTTACACCTGAGTGAGCAGTGTGTTTTGACCGGAAAGCTGCCGGCTAATTTGCCAAATGGCTGCAGCCGCAAGATTCCTTCAGTCGGCTTCGTCGCCCATCTCGATACGGTCGACGTCTGCTTATCGCCGGAAATTCATCCGCAAATGGTCAAGAATTACGACGGCAAGGACATCGTGTTAAACAAGGATCAACTGATCGTGATGACGACCAAGGAGCATCCTGAGTTGCTGAACTACGTCGGACAGGATTTGATCGTTACCGATGGTACTAGCGTATTGGGCGCTGATAACAAAGCCGCCATTGCCAATATTATGACGGCGCTGTCAACCTTATCCGCAAATCCTTCTATGTATCACGGCGATATATATATTGCCTTCGTTCCAGATGAGGAATGCGGTCTGTATGGTTCCAAAAGCATGGACTGCAGCAAATTTCCAGTAGATTTTGCCTATACCATTGATTGCTGCGAGCTCGGCGAAGTCGTGTACGAGACTTTTAACGCCGGCAGCGCTGCCATTACAATTCATGGCGTAAGCGCTCATCCCATGAGCGCCAAAGGCGTACTCGTCAACCCAACGCTGCTGGCTGTCGATTTCATCAACATGTTCGACCGCAAAGAGACGCCGGAGTGCACGGAAGGGAAAGAAGGCTATATTTGGTGTCAAGCCGTCCAGTCCAATCAATCCACCGCTAAAGTAGAGTTAAATATCCGCGATCACTATAAAGAAAAATACGAAGCGCGTAAGCAGTTTGTTTTGGAAAATGTCCAAAAGCTGCAGGCGGGCAACCCTCGCGCTAAAATTGAATGCGCAATACAGGATGTGTATGGCAATATCGCTGACGCGGTGACAGACCAAAACCGCATTGCCATTGATTATCTTTATACGGCGATGAAGCAGTTGCAAATCACGCCGAAAACAATTGCTATGCGCGGCGGTACCGACGGTTCCTTCATCTCTACCAAAGGAATTTTGACCCCCAATTACTTTACCGGAGGGCACAACTTTCACTCGCGGTTTGAATTTTTGCCTATCCCCTCGTTAGAAAAATCCTATCAAATGACGATGACGCTCATTGATCTGATTTATAAAGGATAA
- a CDS encoding DeoR/GlpR family DNA-binding transcription regulator → MSKNVHKREAWKVLYEEERKMKIVEYLQENSRASVQELGKKFMVSDSTVRRDLKELEESRLLKRTHGGAVAADNVNFEPAFIEKEDKFCKEKKSIARKAVEFVEDGDTLVIDAGTTTAYLAKELRGRHNLKVVTNSLILAQELQGADNVEVILTGGTLRQRTLSLVGPIAEQALSSLRVDKAIIATNGVDIDGGLTTPNVIEAAVKAKMIEIAQKVILVADYSKVNKVAFAKFADMTQVDVFVVDDKIPQETVEKLNNLGVSVCIVTA, encoded by the coding sequence ATGAGCAAAAATGTGCATAAAAGAGAGGCTTGGAAAGTGTTGTACGAAGAAGAACGCAAAATGAAAATTGTAGAGTATTTGCAAGAGAATTCTAGGGCTTCCGTTCAAGAACTCGGCAAGAAATTTATGGTTTCGGATTCGACCGTACGTCGAGATTTGAAAGAACTGGAAGAATCTCGATTATTAAAAAGGACGCATGGCGGAGCGGTAGCCGCAGACAATGTTAATTTCGAGCCTGCTTTTATTGAAAAGGAAGATAAGTTTTGCAAGGAAAAGAAGAGCATTGCCCGTAAGGCGGTTGAGTTTGTTGAAGATGGCGATACGCTGGTTATAGATGCGGGTACGACGACTGCCTATTTAGCTAAAGAACTGAGGGGGCGCCATAATCTAAAAGTAGTGACAAACTCTTTGATTTTGGCGCAAGAATTGCAAGGCGCGGATAATGTGGAGGTAATCCTTACGGGAGGGACTTTGCGGCAGCGGACATTATCATTAGTGGGGCCTATTGCGGAGCAAGCTCTTAGTTCCTTGAGAGTGGATAAAGCGATTATTGCAACGAATGGTGTTGATATAGACGGGGGCTTGACTACGCCAAATGTAATTGAAGCGGCAGTAAAAGCGAAAATGATTGAGATTGCGCAAAAAGTTATCTTGGTAGCGGATTATAGCAAGGTAAATAAAGTAGCCTTTGCAAAATTTGCAGATATGACGCAAGTAGACGTTTTTGTAGTTGATGATAAAATACCGCAAGAGACCGTAGAGAAATTGAACAATTTGGGTGTATCAGTTTGTATCGTGACGGCGTAG